A genomic region of Choristoneura fumiferana chromosome 17, NRCan_CFum_1, whole genome shotgun sequence contains the following coding sequences:
- the LOC141437168 gene encoding uncharacterized protein has translation MPPRKKIPLSKEEKARKKSEQAKKRLEKIKNDPILLAKYKEKERLKYLKKKEKGQRKCVKDMTPREHRKMKKNWSTYSAAYRQNKKIGKHADKYMDENTPPSSDGENDPQVQEEISPERQSDGIADRRQAEAKRRSILQRKIRNKQLQKKNHVITELKKKLANQRQKYKRLKRTIKKSKKALTPRSKIEKMANDPNKKAELVKKALFGEIIQTQILEKSAETRTHKEKNHLKTTLSGPVAKKYKIWRLGGKAVTYKKMGFNRKKSTKKDNKKGVIAIIHKFYEDDSNSRCAAGKKECITRNNIKKQKRYMLDSLKNLHQKFLSTNSMTIGYSLFCRLRPFWVVKPKLTDRDTCACVTHENFNLKLVALKNANILNFATHQTALQTLCCDRNSEKCLSRTCNGCSMKSLPYNEFDNSDEIVVQQWRNSKELIMDFKTKKERYITKYKKEIQKMKPYDLIGQLEQSDLLKLFQHEVNIVHQYNTIKSLKESLTEKDAIIHMDFSENYATKCNQEIQSYHFGGSRCRIHDFYPLALKYSWNFHEAGHGKGAPDGVGATCKRSADQVIAQKGDIINLLDFVGVLREKCPGIKISVIEDADIERVSKMIKENENKQKPFKGTLLVHQVRGNIFIPNKLDMKALSCFCDDDGCDHFKLGTLNYQKDTNRLQVSAVFTDSEDDMPLASVSREWHEIAKTTYDSGDYVLVKFVVRKKEYRYAAICSKYDDEDGELTVAFLQVCNQNGTEFKLNDRDIADVAYEDVIEKLPVPKLVIRKNTTFYKFNKSIDVYEK, from the exons ATGCCTCCTCGAAAGAAAATACCGCTTTCTAAAGAAGAAAAAGCAAGAAAAAAGTCAGAACAGGCAAAAAAACgtttagaaaaaattaaaaatgatccaATTTTATTAGCAAagtacaaagaaaaagaaagattgaaatacctcaaaaaaaaggaaaaaggacAGCGAAAATGCGTGAAAGATATGACTCCACGTGAGcatagaaaaatgaaaaaaaactggAGCACTTACTCGGCAGCttacagacaaaataaaaaaattggtaaacaTGCTGATAAATACATGGACGAAAATACGCCACCATCATCTGACGGAGAAAATGATCCTCAGGTCCAAGAAGAAATAAGTCCCGAGCGACAATCTGATGGTATTGCTGATCGAAGACAAGCTGAAGCTAAAAGGAGAAGTATTTTACAACGAAAGATAAGAAATAAACAACTACAGAAGAAGAATCATGTTATTACTGAACTAAAGAAAAAACTCGCTAACCAAAGACAGAAGTACAAAAGACTAAAACGCACTATAAAGAAATCAAAAAAGGCTCTTACACCCAGaagcaaaattgaaaaaatggcGAATGATCCTAATAAGAAGGCAGAATTAGTAAAAAAAGCACTGTTTGGTGAAATTATACAGACGCAAATCTTAGAAAAAAGTGCGGAAACAAGGACACATAAAGAGAaaaatcatttgaaaacgactttGTCTGGTCCTgtagcaaaaaaatataaaatatggagATTAGGAGGCAAAGCTGTGACATACAAAAAGATGGGATTTAATCGtaaaaagtcaacaaaaaaagacaACAAAAAGGGAGTGATAGCGATTATTCACAAGTTCTATGAAGATGATAGCAATAGCCGGTGTGCGGCAGGGAAGAAAGAGTGTATAACTCGCAACAacataaagaaacaaaaacgATATATGCTGGATTCCTTGAAAAATCTTCACCAAAAATTCCTGTCTACTAATTCAATGACAATTGGGTATTCTTTATTCTGCCGATTACGTCCATTTTGGGTCGTCAAGCCTAAACTTACCGATCGTGACACGTGTGCTTGTGTCACCCATGAAAACTTTAATCTGAAACTTGTTGCATTGAAGAAcgcaaacattttaaattttgcaaCCCATCAAACTGCTCTTCAGACTCTCTGCTGTGATCGCAACTCTGAAAAATGCTTATCGAGAACTTGCAATGGTTGTTCAATGAAAAGTTTACCTTATAACGAATTCGACAACAGTGATGAAATTGTAGTCCAGCAATGGAGAAATAGTAAAGAATTGATCATggattttaaaactaaaaaggagCGATATATAACAAAGTATAAAAAGGAGATACAAAAAATGAAACCTTACGATTTGATTGGACAGCTAGAACAGagtgatttattaaaattatttcaacatGAAGTGAACATTGTGCACCAATACAACACAATTAAATCTCTCAAAGAGTCACTTACAGAAAAAGACGCCATCATCCACATGGATTTCTCAGAAAATTACGCCACTAAATGCAACCAGGAGATTCAATCGTACCATTTTGGCGGGTCTC GGTGTAGGATTCATGATTTCTATCCACTCGCTCTGAAGTATTCTTGGAATTTTCACGAGGCAGGACACGGCAAGGGAGCTCCAGATGGAGTTGGAGCGACATGTAAACGGAGTGCAGACCAAGTAATAGCTCAAAAGGGTGACATAATAAACTTACTTGACTTTGTTGGTGTACTTCGTGAAAAATGTCCGGGAATAAAAATTTCTGTTATTGAAGATGCTGACATAGAAAGAGTTAGTAAAATGATCAAGGAGAATGAAAATAAACAGAAACCTTTTAAAGGAACACTTTTGGTTCACCAAGTCAgaggaaatatttttattccaaataaACTTGATATGAAAGCACTAAGTTGTTtctgtgatgatgatggctgTGACCACTTTAAATTAGGAACTTTAAACTACCAGAAGGACACAAATCGCCTTCAAGTATCTGCAGTTTTCACAGATTCTGAGGATGATATGCCATTAGCAAGCGTAAGTCGAGAGTGGCACGAAATAGCTAAAACAACCTATGACAGTGGAGATTATGTTTTAGTCAAGTTCGTTGTGAGAAAAAAGGAATATCGATACGCTGCGATTTGCTCTaaatatgatgatgaagatggagAGCTGACGGTTGCATTTCTTCAAGTGTGCAACCAAAATGGTACAGAATTCAAACTCAATGACCGTGATATCGCTGACGTGGCTTACGAAGATGTGATAGAAAAACTGCCAGTCCCCAAGTTAGTAATTAGGAAAAATACAACATTCTACAAATTTAACAAGTCAATTGATGTATATGAGAAGTAA